TAAAGTGGAGTAAAAAAACACTATATAAAAATTATGCACTCACGTAGCTGCACCGCAGAAGTCTCCCCATTGGTGGCCAAGTAGTGTAAAGTCTGTTCTCCGTAGTATGAGGCCCCTGTTTTATCCACCTCTATGCTGGCCTGCACCAGAACCGCAGTGGCTGattgagagaagaagaaaaaaaagccgTCATGGCATTAATCTTCTACAACAACAAACTTTTAGGATAACACAAACCACACATTCTCCATAACATTTACTTAACATAATTCTGTTATAAATGTTGACCAACCTTTTTTGTTCCACAGCATGGTCACCCTGTCAGCCTTAAAGAAACTCTTGTTGGCCAGAGCACAGGTCGGGCCACCAAAGTTGGGGTACTGGTATAGCCGGACAAACGAGGGGGCACCTTTGCTCCCAGGGACATAAACAGCCACCTTCAGCAGAAACACAGTGGCAAATGTCAATACCCTCTTCTACAGTCAGCTAACCAAACAGATATATGAATTGTTAAGTTTATCGGCAGGAAACAGGATAAAACAGAGGTATACCTTACTAGGCTGACTTCCTGGGGACAGCACAAACTCGGACACCTTCTGCAAGTGAAGCTTATTGGCAATGGTGCCTGGAAAAAGAGACAATTAACTAATACAAATATTGTTACTTTTATAATAGAATGTGCATAAGCGCTACCTAGTGCTCTCAATAAATGCTTGGTTCTGTGTGTCACATCAGTATGGAGCTGCCATCATGGCTAGTTATCCATTGTTAAGGAGATCTCTTGACCTCAATGGGAATTCCTGGTTGAATAAACTTTCAATAAATAAAATCTATGTGGACAAGAACAGGGACAATAAAGATACTTACTAAAATCGTTGTTCTCAAAAAAATGAAGTTCATTGTTAACACTCCTGACCGCAATCTTCTCGTCATCTGACCAGCTTGGACACCTGTACACATTGACAAGACAAAAACAATCCGTTAAAGGTCCTGATGCAAACATATAACTAAAAACTATCATCATTTTCAGTTTCTATTCAAAGCAGTGAGGGGTCATAATGATAAAGTGGTGGCAGACATTATCTAGCCTTCCCAAGTGCATCATCTGTGTAACAGAGAATCACACTCACATGATTGGtaaccatcattacgaccaggaatacgactttcccgaagcagatcctttgttcggacctccaccctggacatgggatcttatcccagaggTCGACCCAAAACAAAGCGgtcgccgcaggagaggcagaTGGAGCGACCTACTGGTCAGACTTggaaggcgagcacaccatccactgcttccgagcatattactctccaatgtccaatctctagataacaaggtggatgaaattagggcacgagttgccttccagagagacatcagagattgtaacattctctgtttcatggaaacctGGCTCACTCGGCATATGTTGtcagtcggtacagccacccggtttcttcacgcatcgcgccaacaaacaaacatctctctggtaagaagaatgATGATTTATGATTAATGACGCATGGtataatcataacaacatacaggaactcaagtccttttgttcacctgacctataattccttacaatcaaattccgaccgcattatctaccaagagaattctctttgattatagtcACATATTACATATCCTccccccaagcagataccccGACGGCCCTGAAAggacttcactggactctatgtaaactggaaaccatagattttaacaaagctaatctgagaacaaggctTTCTAAATTCTGTCAGCATATGGAATGCGCGACACGAGTTGGTaacattctggatcattgctactctatccgcgatgcatacaaagcccttccCCGGCCCTCCCTTCGGGCAAACCAAAcaatgactccattttgttgctcccaaccTATAGACAGAAAATAAAACAGGAAATGCCCGGGCTCAGGCCTATCCAACGCtgatctgaccaatcggattccccgcttcaagattgcttcgatcacgtggactgggatatgttccgggtagccttagACAACAcattgctaataaactcgctcacggCGTCAGatagcgagtttattagcaaatCCATTGGTGAttttgtacccactgtgactattaaaaccttccctaaccagaaaccgtggattgatgccAGCATTCGCGcagaactgaaagcgcgaaccacagcttttaatcatggcaaggcaactggaaacatgaccgaatacaaacagtgtagctattccctccgcaaggcaatcaagcaagcgaagcgtcagtatagagacaaagtagtcgcaattcaacagctcaaacacgagacgtatgtggcagggtctacagtacagtcaatcacggattacaaaaagaaaaccagccccgttgcggacatcgacgtcttgctcccagacaaattaaacaactaatttgctcgctttgaggacaatacagtgccactgacacggcccgctaccaaagcctgtgggctctccttcaccgtggccaaaatgagtgaaacatttaaacgcgttaaccctcgcaaggctgccggcccagacggcatccctagccgcatcctcaaagcttgcgcagaccagctggctggtgtgtttacggacatattcaatcaatccttatcccagtctgctgtccccacatgcttcaagagggccaccattgttcctgttctcaagaaagctaaggtaactgaactaaattactatcgacccgtagcactcacttctgtcatcatgaagtgctttgagactagtcaaggatcatatcacctccacactacctgataccctagacccactccaatttgtttactgccccaataggtccacagacgacgcaatcgcactgccctgtcccacctggacaagaggaatacctacgtaagaatgctgtttattgactacacctcagcatttaacaccatagtacccgccAAACTTGTCATTAAGGGCAaagccctgggtctcgaccccgccctgtacaattgggtcctggactttgacgggccgcccccaggtggtgacggtaggaaacaacatctccaccccattgatcctcaacattggggccccaAAAGCGTGAGTTCTGAGCACTCtcgtgtactccctgttcacccatgactgcgtggccatgcacagttccaactcaatcataaagtttgcagacgacactccAGTGGTAGGCtttattaccaacaacgatgagacggcctacagggaggaggttagggccctcggaatgtggtgtcaggaaaataacctctcactcaacgtcaagaaaacaaaggagatgatcgtggacttcaggaaacagcagagggtgcaccccccatccacatcaacgggacagtagtggagaaggtggaaagttttaagtttctcGGCGTGCACATCATGGACCAACTGAAATGgcccagccacacagacagcatggtgaagaaggcgcaacagcgcagAGTCAGGACATCCGTTTGAATGTCCCATATGAAAGACGGCACCTTACGCAGGGAAATGTCCCCTTCACTGTCCCGGGACATTGGAATCTTCGACCAGAGTGCCCCCTACTggaccacttccagcagcatctgatttcccatccagggaccgaacaggaccaaccctacttagcttcagaggcaagcagGATGTTATGCTGCTGGCTAATCCTCTGTATTTCCTCAGATAGACAAAACACAGTAATAGACAACGGTGCAAACTCACCATCCTTGTACCCTCTTATGGTAGAGAGCCTTGAGGCAGGTCCCAGTTTGCAAATCCCACAGCTGCAAGTTGGCATCTCCTTGTGGGTTTTCTTGTGTCTCTAACAAGAGAAAGGAAAAATACCATTACATTACCTATTGTAAAGATGAGTGCTAGTGCAGCACAACCAACCACAAACCATACATTGAAATGGACATGACATTTAAATTATAtctagtttaaaacataatacatTTAGACTCCCTAATTGTGTGCCTGCTTAAGGATTATACACACTATGAAAACAGTGACATACGGTCTGTCAAAAAAATTCAGCTGGACAAAAATTAATTGAAACTAAAGTACATAGAACTACTGCGTAGTGTGTAGAGCCCTTTAGTCATTAATAGATTCCAGAAAAAGGACAAGGAGCACAATTTCAAGAGTCAGTGCTTTCCATTTTCATAATCTAATCAAACCTTGTGTTAGAATTTGTATTGCATTTCAATGTAGTTATGTAAACTTACTGCTATACACCTGCCATGTAGCCAGTACAGTGTTCAGCGGAGAGAACTCCAACATTGCAGTCTTTGGAAGGTCAAATGACCTGACTTGTGAGCCATCTGCAACCTTCACAACAGTGACCCTGACAAACAAAACATGGGCATGACAACTACTGTGATCGGAACAGTCTCAACGCATGCAAAAGATTCCAATGCCTGAAGAAGTAGCCTACATGACGAATGTCACTACAGCATGCAGGGATTTTATACTACTTTTGCATACTGATACATAGGGCTCGGGGCAAAAgtggtgtactatatagggaatcgtgtgccatttgggatgcagatttaGTGCCATGATGTAGCTTTTCTTACTTCTCTCCATTGCACCATGCAAACAATGTCCCATCCTTGCTGAAAGCAACATATCTACTTTGCCGAGGGTCCCTGAAAATGAAAGGTTTAATAAATAAAATTGCATTTGCAACACATGAACAGGGATTGATTTGGCTAACAGTGTAACATTATGTTAAGTCTGATAGAACGGGAATGACCTTTGAAAATCTGCATTCTTCTCGCAGTTTGGTGGTCCACGGAGCAGCACTGTGCCGTCAGATCCCCGGACTGTGATCACAATAACAGCAGCAGTTAGTCTAAAATCACTGATGTAATAGCTATGTAAGATTAACGAATTAGCTACATTATCATCAGCAGAAGGTAAATCTGATTGGAACGGAACTGGGCTTGCAAGATATAATACTACAGTGATGGGCTTGCAACATGCAAGCATACAGCAtctggcaaaatgtttagaaagcATTTGGCAAGCTTGTAACATTACTCTGACAAGAGCACCTCAAAATCGACTAGAAAGTAAGGAAATGATTCAACATTCCAAATCACGTGACAGTTAAGAGTGGCCGTGGCGTATATTCTACAACCCAGGTTAACATCTAAAACAATACGTAAACAACAAATAAAGAATTTACTCTTCAATGAAAGAACCCACCTGCtaagagaggtgtggggggcgcCATGATGTACCGGAAAGAGAATAATCTGCAAAAGGAAATGCCAAAGTCTCAAGAAAAAAGGGGCGTGTCATTGGAACGTTGGCCACGTCATCAGAAAATGTGTGACTAATCACTTTTTTTCTCCATAATAAATTCACTCCTACATTGAATGTTGTTTACTAACAAATACATGTTGATCTATaaacaaatatgtttttattAATCGTTTTTGGCCATGTTGTATTTTTTTCTATGAAACGAAACAACATTTTGGAATGACACGACCAAGGAAAAGCTCTTCCTTTGTGGGAGTGGTCTACTTTGTGTGTACGTAGACAAACTCTAGACACGCTGGCCGGTGGATGCAGATTTCACTGAAGAACCAAGACTGGTCGAAAGTGAGTCAAGTCCAACGCCCGAACTCCAGCATTCACTCGTCACTAAACGGCGATCGAGCTCTGGAAATTAGCCTCCTGTCTACATTTGACAGCTACTACTTCATAAGTAATCGATAGCTAAAAGGCTACAATAAGCTTAAACAATGGTGGCAAAACAGAGAATACGCATGGCCAACGAGAAACACAGCAAAAACATCACGCTGAGAGGCAATGTGTCCAAATCCACGGCAAGTTTTGAGATGCAATCAATCAATAGTCAGTGAACTCTTCTAGATGCATTTCTATTTTGCTTGAAAATAATAGCTTAGCTACTTGTTTGAATGGTGTCAAAGTATCTAAAAGTTTACTTCAACATTTTGATGTATCTTGATGTTGGTTTCTGATATATTTCTGCAGAGAAATCCAGATGATGACAAGGTGGCAGTGGGACCATGGCTTTTGGCCTTATTCATCTTTGTCGTCTGCGGATCAGGTAAATGCACATGTACATTTTAAATGTTTCGAGACCAAAGTCTCATAATAAACCAATTTGTGTTAGAGCGGCTAATATTACGTGATTCAGGTTAGGAGTACCCTATTCATAGACGCTATAACTACCTTTAGCGCCTATTGATGAATGTATCTTCTTCTGCTTGGTCTGAACTAGCCCAATATGTACACTCAATGAGCTTACCATGAACCCTTCAGGTCCAAGGACCTTGTGCTATTTTCAGAGATAGACTGGCTATAGCAGTCAAAAAATACATACTCTATAAACTTGAATCAATTCTCAATTGCGATATGGTTATACAAACATAAAGCCTTTACTTTCATATgcatcaaaataatttcacaaaggCAACACTGTTTTAAACCACCTTTATCACAGTTGCAgccgacagtatttttcagtgacaacatgtttcctttacacacaggtgttcagagcatgcTATAGATAACTCATTAGCACAGGTGGTCCCTTTGTCTTCCATAAACACCcgctgtaacatggagatatggcttTGTGAGAATACTAACCCTACAAAACGTGGATATCAAGTTTTGTTTtttggagagagaaaaaatctctgatatgaaagataaggtcctCATGCTTCCAAAACCTTAACACAAGCGTTTCGTGTTAATGTTCAGACTGAGTGTCtgggctcttaacaaaactcccccatACAGAAGACTCCATCATTACagaactgagagtcatgatcaagggctaggTCTAAACATGAACATGCATGGCTTGtggtacagttttggaaacatatcagcgagaaataactttaaaaatatatataataatttacTACACATCTTTTTATAGGGTTTTGGTTAGTGTTCCCACATGGCCTTGCCAGAAGATATCGACCCTACTGTTACGCTTATTTACACTGAGCTAAACTGAGGTCAGATTGCAGTCATGGTTAATAGTAATAATTGACgg
Above is a genomic segment from Oncorhynchus clarkii lewisi isolate Uvic-CL-2024 chromosome 33, UVic_Ocla_1.0, whole genome shotgun sequence containing:
- the LOC139392594 gene encoding stress-associated endoplasmic reticulum protein 1-like — translated: MVAKQRIRMANEKHSKNITLRGNVSKSTRNPDDDKVAVGPWLLALFIFVVCGSAIFQIIQSIRMGM